GCGCCGCAAAGCTGACCGgggtcctggggtgggggtgtgctCCGCACCTCACCCTGGCTCTGGTCTGGGAGGTAAGCGTGGAGCCTGGCTCAGGACTGGCTCCAGCAGCCCTGGGGGGTGGCCCTCAGGCTTGCACCCCCAGCTGATGAGACCAGAGAAGAGACTGGCCCCAGGGCCAGGCTTCTGAGGGGCCTCCAAGGAGAGCCAGCCTCACCTCGTCAGTCTGATCCCCGGAAGGCCCCAGGGAAGGGCCGCCGGAGGCGCAGGGATGTTCCGACTCAGCTCATGGGGGACAAGCGGACAACAGCGACAGGTGCTCACGCCCCCACAAGAAGAGAAACACAGTATAAGGCAATGTTAGAAACTTTAAATACAGGATCAAGATCCAATCGGTAAGGCATCACAAATCGTAAAAAGTAATTTGGGCTGCGTTCAGCAGAGCGAGTAGGCAATCCGAGCAAGCAGCGGCCTCGTGAGAGCAGGAGGTGGTGGCTGCGTGGCCGGAGGGGCCCCTCAGCCCCTTGGCCCCGGGCAGGCCGGGCGGCGCGCGGCCCCAGCTGCAGCCGCGACTCTGGGACAGGTCAGCGTGAGGTAACTGGTCTGAGAGCCCGCTCTGGCCGGCCCTGGCCCCCTAGCTGGGCAGTGGGGCCCTGCGGGCTCCAGGTGGCTTCCCCGAGGACCACCGTCCCCACCGTGAGCCGCCCCCGGGTATCACCCCGGAGCTGCTGCAGTCCGAGCCGATGTTCTGACTAGCGCCTTTCACCAGCAACGGCGGCCGCAGCCGCCCCTTAATACTGCCTTATCCTTTGGGTTTGGGGCTTTCCTGAACGGTTTTCGCTGTCCCTATCACGTACCGCAGCGCAGGGCGGCTACAACGCGGAGGCCGCGGGTGCAGTTTTAACCCGGTGCTGATGTTGGGCTGGGCTGTCCCAAATCATTTAGTAGTTTTAGCTAAAAACGTaaactttgaaagaaaaaataaagagggagACTGCTTTGAATGATACACAGATGTATCTGCTCACAGTACAGCTTGAAGGTCCCCCgcccccaaaaagaaacaaaaacaggacTGAGGGGCCACAGCCAACCAAGCTGCTCGCCCCGAGAAGCCACGGCCCCGCCGGGGGAAGGGGCGCTGCCCGCAGGCTGGGGCTCCGAGTGGTCAGGGACCGGCTGTGGGGCCAGAGCCGGGCTGGCCATCAGTTATCAGGTGTCTGTGAATAAAGTTCTCAAAACATCTGTGCCTTTAccaagggagggaaggggagaggatacATAAATGCTGGCGGTTAGGTCGAATCCACCCGAACCATCCTCGGCAGCCACGGTCCTCGCAGGCGGGGGCTGTCACCACTCCTTCTTCTTCTCGTCCATGGACACGCCCCCAGGACCCAGGGCCACCACCAGCAGCAGGCCTCCGATCACCGACATGGTCTGGAAGAAGTCGTACTTCAGGAAGTCATGCATGGGCTTGTAGACGGGAATGGTCCAGAAGGCGTTGAAGTACACGTTGATGGCGAACAGCCAGACCACGAGCGTCAAGGCGGCCAGCTTGGTTTTAAAACCGATGGCCACTAAGATCATCAGAGCTGTGCCCACGATGTTCTGGAGAATCTGCACAGGTTGAATGGTGAGAAATGAACATAAGCGTGAGGAAGACGAGACGTTACCTCGTTTTATAAAACTCCACtgacgtctctgtgccaggatggGGGAACTCAGGAGCGGCTGAGAGAGGGCATTACCAGAGGGGGATAAAAATAGCGCCCACTGCGTGAGGGACGGCAGATACAGCAACGCTCTGAGTGGAGACGGGCTTGAGGAAAAGCAAAAGGTCTCCACTTAACAGGCTGAGCCTGTTACCAGGACCCACTCAAGTCCAGCCGTAACCACACTGCCCAGTGCTTCTCGGAACTGACCTCGCCCCTCCCTCAGCGGGGGGGCCCCTCCTGGGGACCTCGCCAGCCAGTCACTGTAATGACCTGCTCGATAAGCCCCTGGGAGACAAGGACCGAGCCTTCAACTCTGCAGCCCCGACACCTGGCGTGCAAAAGCACACGGCagcgaggaaggaaggagaacacGAGTCTGTGTAAGGAACCCCGTCAGCGGGCTGGAGGGCCGGCACACCGGGCACCGGGGCCCATCGGTGAGGTCAGGGAGAGTCGGGACTTAATCTGTTGGAAAGGCAGCTTCTGGGCACACGAGAGCTTGACAGTGAGTGTCCTGTTGCCTTTATTAGGGTTGTTCCAGGGGCCCCGCAGGGAAGAGCAGGGGACAGCTGCCCTTCTGGAAGGACGGGGACCAGACCCTGTGAGCCAGCAGCAACACTCACCGAGAAGAAGCTGGCGTCAAAGTGGAGGAGGGTCATGAACATCAGGACGAGCAGGACCCTGCCTCCGAGCTGCATGTACTGGCGGGGGGAGCTCTCGCGCATGGTGGGGACGCCCGCAAACATGCTCTTCCCTTCAGAACGGGACtccgccagcagcagcagcaagcccCCTCCCAGGGCCAGGTTCCTGAGGAGCAGAAGCGCCACGCGAGTCGCCAAGGCTCACCGGGCCCTGCGGGTGCCCGTCGGACCGATCGGGAGACCCTGGCAGGAGCACGGACTCCGCTCCAGCTACACCCACAGACAGGCAGGAACACCTCTCATGAAAGCTGAGCCGCTCAGCAGGGATGGGCAACCAGGACATCCTCAGGCCTGGGCCCGGTCTGGGCTCTCCTGACCGGCTGCGTCCCGGTGGGCAAGTGTGTCTCCCTcgggccctcctccctccctcatgAGATACTGGGTCGAGAGGGACGACTTGGTTCTCACTCGTGTTCTGGGGGCTCTAGGTAGGGGAGGAAAAGGCTTCACCAACTATGACTCTAAGAAGAACAGTTTAGACCCAAAGAAATTTCTTCCGGCCAACAGTTACTGCGTGGGGACGTGAGGGCAGCACACGAGGCTCACCACCCAGAGCGCACCTACCTCATCAAAAACTTCAGGTCCCAGAGGATGCTGTAGGCGACGGTCTGAGGGGAACAGAAAGGGGAGACCTGAGTCTCGGCCGTTTTCAAACAGATCTGTGTTTCTACAGAATTAACAGCAGCAGGCAATTCTGATCTAAGTGAGGATGTGAACACAAGCCACAAAACCCTCTCAGGACCCCGGCAGCTTCAGGCTCAGCAGCGTGGCTCAGGCTTCCCACGGCGTGCTGGCGGCCCCGGCCCTGCCTGACAGGCACCTGCTTCCTCAGGGCCGGGCCCAGTGGTTCTGGAGACCAGGCGGCACTGAGATGCCCATCTGGAGTAAACGTGTGTTAAACATTTCATCTGGGTAGCTAAGTGTTCTTCTTTATGAAGTAAATGATAAGACAGAGTCCTAGCTTTGTGATTTGTCCCCTTGTCACAGGAAACCCAGGAAAGTGGCAAAAGGAGGATCCCCAGAGCTCAGCCCCTTCCCGGGCGCTCGGCCCTCTGGCTCTCCTGAGCTTATATAGGGGAAAATCTAGCAGTTTCTCAGAAGAGAAAAGGAGGTCCAGGGAGACTCAGAGGGGCTGAAAGGGGAGTGACCCGAGCCCCCCCGACCCAGTGCTCTACACAGAGCAGGAAGGGCGAGACACGGCCGTGCCGTCTACCTGCAGCGCTATGATTCCGAAGAGCCCGAAGCAGGCGTACTGCACGAAGTTCCTGCTCAGCACCAGGATGCAGCCCGCTGGAAGGAGAGGGGGCGTCAGGGGCTGCGGCCACTGCCTGGCCCTCTGGTGCAGCGCGGCCCAACTGCCTACCCGAGCTCAAGGCAACTTCCGGGAGGATTCAGGGCAGGCACAGCCTTCACACAGGCCTTTGCTTATCAAAACCAATGGTCTGGAAAGTGGCTCCCCTGTTACAGGGGGCGTCTGTGCATCGGCAGCTCTGCTCGGACAGCTTCCAGGATAGGCTGGGAAGCACAAGTCCCTCAGCTTGGCTTTTGACCGCCCTGGCTCCTCGCTGGCCCACCCAGGTCGCAGGTCTCCAGCACCGCCTGCTCTGGGCCCTTAAACTCGTGCTTCTGCAGAAGCGTCAAAGCAACGAGGCCAGGACTGACACGGAGCACCCACCAAATGCTGGCAGGACCAACTCCTGGGCCGGGCCTGCCGCCCTGGAGAGGAGGGGGCGAGCGGGGCGCAGACGACCGCCCAGGAGACCCTCACGTTCCCCGGCCCCCACGCTGCGGAGCCACTCACTCAGCTGCCCGAGCAGGTTGAGGAGCACGAAGGAGGAGGCCAGCAGGTAGCCACAGCTCCAGGTGCTGTCGATGTAGTCACGCTGCTCGCTCCACTGGAACCACATGCGGATGCCGTCCTCCAGGAAGGTGCTGATCAGGCAGAGGCGCGCCACGTGCGGCAGGTACTGCTTGGTGACGCGCAGGAACTGCGGGGCCGCAGACACACAAGGGTGAGGGGCCGCGGGAGGGACACCAGACCCCAGCCGGGCGCTCCCAGCACCGCCCTGCAGGTCTGGACGTGGGCCGACCTGAGCCCCTGTCCCAGAGATGACGGAGCCGGAAGGCAACGCCATGGGCCCTTCCCTGACCTCTGTCATCAGCAGACGGGTGTAGGTGGCAACTACAGCTGTCACACGTGGAATTGCCACAGGACACGGCTTCTCTCAGTCAAGGGCATGGGCGAACGAGAACCGCTGAACGACAGGCTGGATGGGCCCTCAGGGCTGACCCGGTCCAGCGCCTTTGCACCAAGGCCCGACGGCACCTGCGGCAGCTCAGCCTCTGCAGGGGGCGTCCCGCCCTGAAGGCCCCTGCCCAACGGCGCCATGAGCAGCCCTGCTCCGACTGTGACACCAAAAATCCCCCAGACATGGCCATGTGTCTCCCGGGGGAAAAACTGCCCCTGCACGCTTAAGCACaatctctcattttacagagctACACTGACCAGATGTTGCCGTGCTGAGGCTTGGCCTGGCCTACTGGTCACCCAAGGTTGAGCCCTTGACCTCCCAGCCGCCCCAGCACCACCCAGAGGCCCTCCAGACAGAAGGGGGTCCACTTAGGTGACAGCGGGCTCCAGGCCTAGAGGCCACATGGCATCACGGTCGACCAAACGATGAGCTCATAAGCGTCGCTCATCCAAAGTCTCCGGCCCGACAGCCCCCAAGGCAGAGGTCGCAGCCAGACCCAGGCTGAGTGCTCAGCACAACGAGGAAACGTGAAGTGGGGGTGGCTGAGGCTCCAAAGCGCTGGGTTCTTTGAAGAGCCTGTGTGGCCCAAAGCAAATCAAACACCAGGGACGGCTTCAACAGCGATGACGTTCATGTGTGTAAAATCACCCAAATGTCAGAGACAGCAGGCCGCCTGCCATTTACGACGGATGATTAGGAAACAGACGCACCAGTCATGACCAAGGCACCACGTCACCCAGGTGAACCACACGTACTTTCTCTTACCAAGCGTTCGGAGCTGACGGACAAAGGGAAAGAAATCCTATGACACATGATAACACAGCAGGAACTCAGCAGAAAGATCAGGGACCCACTCACGTGAGTGACATGTCAGGAGCCAGAGTCTAAAGGGCATCGGTGAGTCTGACCCTTTAGAGGGACAGCCAAACGAATGTCACAGCCCCCCTAAGGCTGATTAAACCTGTTGCTGGAATAAATGAAGGTGTACATAAGAGCATGTCTTAATTCTCAGCGTTTTGAAAAGCTGTTGAAGTCCTAGAAAGTGCTAAAGCTGTGGAACGCAGTTAACGAGACTGGGTGTTTAGAGCCACCGTTAGCCGGTCAGCTCTGGCCGGGTCAGCACAGagaagcctcccctccccctgcgaTCTGGGCCACAGCAGCCTGGCcggcctggaggaggggaggagagagatgcTACAAGCCAGGTGTCCCTTCTCTTCAACTCCTGGAGCCCGAGCCCCAGGCTGTCAATTCTGCAATCTGTCCGTCCCTTGACCCCCATGGATGCGGTGCCAGAGTCAcagtgagacagacagacacccagACAGTGAACCACGCAGGACCGGGGGAGGAAGTACAGGCTGAGACTGAAGCCCCGGGTTCTGATCCTGGCTCTGATACCCACCAGCCAGTGCACTGCGTACCGGGGACAGGCCGAGCTCCTCTGGGGGCAGGGGTCTCTGCTGTCCTACAAAGTGGGGACAGCTGGATTAACGGTTGCAAAGATTCTTTCCAACTTTAATAGtagagaagggaaggagaaagaaccttttttatttattttttttaaaagaggcccCAGTATATGAAGCCTGGGGTCGCCGCAGAGAAGAATCTTAGGACAGACGTACTGGGCGCAAGCACAGCAGGTCAGGAGGTGCGGGGCCAGCGGGCGCCACACACGCTCCCATTTCTGCCTCATGGCCTGAATGCTTTTGAAATGCCAGCAACAGTGCGGTCACCCACTCCCTCAGGAGACAAAGGGCACCTTCGTGGCTCCAATGCTATGGCCCTCGTGCCAAGGCCCAGCAACGACACAGGCCTCAGCTCAGTATCGAAACCGGGGAGCATCAGCGGTGAGGCCGGCAGAGCCCCACGGACGGGCGGGGTCCTGACTCGCCTCCGCCGTACCCGCGCCTCCTGGGCGGCACAGGCACTTGCCCCCGCACCACAGCCCCCAGGACCCAGGCGGCGTTTAAAGCCTCCGGGACGTGTCTGCCCTCTTAATTTGAGTGTCTGGGCCAAGAGGATTAAAGAGCGGCGGAGAGATTGTTCCCTTTGGGCAGGTAATTCACTCCTCCCTTCGAGTGCAGACACGCCGAGGAGACGGGCATCTCTCTACTttgggaaataaaagcaaaacttcaGGTATGTGTGCTCTGAACCAAGCACGTACATGCTTTCCAAAGTCACGTGTGGTCTAGGTTCAGGGCTGACCGTTTTGTAAGTCAGGCCAACCTAGAGCCTCTCTTAAACCAGCCACCCTCTAATGAGCACCTGTTtggactgaaagaaaaaaaccaggTTTGATAACATGAGACCAGACCCAATTTTCATCTTACTCCCTATGTGCGTTTTGGTCTCGGTGGTTCAGAGCTAGCCACTGGACCCACAATATGCTGCTTTATACAGTGTCCCAAAGCCTGCGTCCCCTCAGCACAGCAGAAAGCCCCTGAGGCCGGCACCAGCAGCACCTGAGTGCTGAGAGCAGTCAGCTGGCCGGTGCTCGTGCTGAGCCGGCATCTGGAGGCCGGGTGCCGCCCGCTGACCGTGCCCGCTGGGTCACCCGTGGCCGTGCTCTCAGGAGAGGACGATGACAGGAGGGCGGGGGGCAGACACTGAGCAGGCAGAACCTGCAGGAGGAGGGATGACCGTCTGTCACCCGGTGGGCAGTGGTGGGGGGAGGCCTTTCCCAGGAATCTCTAAAGCCCTCACAAGCAAGCATGGTGTACAGTTCACAAGCAGCTGAGTGACTGAAATACAGAGAGCTGAGGTCTGCTTCCAGGGAGTTACTATTTTAGAAGATAGAAGGGGATTTAAGAAAAGGAGCTACACCTGATCCGAGACATGACTCTGGGAACACAGTGACCATGTCACACAGCCACCTGCAGCTTCCATAAAACACTGGGAAACCTGCCTTCTCTTGGTATTCAGGACAAAAGGGACTGAGGAGAGCAGTCCGCAGTTCTTGGCTAATGAGAATTTTGAGGCAAAAGAAGGTGGGTTGGACTTCCTTGGCCCTGAGGACTGCCCATCCCAGAGGGCGAGAACTTGTGGCTGGGTGACCTCCTCACATCAGGTGAGTCAGGGCTGGTACAGAGCTCCGTGACTCACACGCAAGCGCCACCAGACCCCCGATCCCCCAGTGCTGCGGAGGTTTACACAGCACCTCAAGGTCCAGGAAGAGATGTCAACTGGCTCTAAGCTGGCAGATAGCCTGGCCTTCTTTCCTAAAATTCCATGGGCAACAAAAAGCCTTCCACAGGGGAGCAGCGCAGGCTGCACGTGACCTTCTGGGAGAAGCCGCACAACCCACAGCCCCCCGCGTCTCCTCCCCCCAGAAGCGGCGGGGCGGCCCTCCTTAACCTCCCGTGTAAGACCAGCAAGAGGCAAGGGTGAGCCAGCCAgctcctctgccctctccccactcctttcTGGCATAAGGCAGGAAGCCCTTTGAGAGGAGACGGTCACAGAGCAAAGGAACAAGAGGAAAACATTTGCAACCCACCCACCACCGTCACTGGAACCCTACCCACAGCGACGGTCTGCCACGTGCTGTTCATCCAGAGCCCTGAGACCTGGGGCTACAGATGCCAGTTCGGTGTCCTGTCAGGGCCATCCGAGCTACCAGAGGGCAGGGGGAGCTCCTGGGGGCAAGACTGCCTCTGTCCTGCCAAGACAGGTAACAATATCAACGGCCACACTGGAGAGCAAGGCCCCATGCAGCTTACGTGTCGCCTTGGTGACCAGGCCATCAGGCAGAAGCCACGAAGCGCTAATACTCCTGTTTACTGGTGCCAGCGCACCAGGAAGTTGCCTTCCGCAGACCGGCTCGAGCACCAGCTGCAGGGCTCGGACGCGGTCTTGGACTGCTGAGTTCACGAGTCCCTGGCCCCTTCCCAGCCGGTCTCAGATGGCTTCTGAAGGCGAGCTCCcgcagagcgcatgctcagcagtTTCTCCGGCCGGAGGACACTGTCCCTGGCTGCCCAGGGCAAGGAGCTTGATACCAAGATGCAACGCCGGTGGAGCTGCCAGCGGCAAGAAAGCAGACCAGTCACCCCGGGCTCGCGCCTCTGCAGACTGAAGGGAAGGTCGCAGGGAGGCCGAGCTGCGCGCGGGTTCACTTCAGCCCACCACATGCCGGGCAAGACCACGCAGACCTCCCTCTCTGCATGTGAGGATGGAAACACTGTGGCCAAGCTCACGTGACCCGGGGGTGACACCGGAGTTTGCTCGGAGGACCTGGCCCAGCGCAGAAGGTGGGGATTACTGGCTGgcctgctcacagcagcccaggcTTTCTGGCCAAATCCTGTCACTTCACTTTTGCTTTGGTTTTCTGAAGACAAGGTTAGAAGATAGATATGTCACATTATACGATCAGTGACTTTGATGACACTTCCCCAGTCCCTTCAGAGTAGATCATTTTCATTTTAGCCTGGACTGGACCTTTATTAttggcagctttttaaaaaaaaatctaatttttatttttgttttgggttttttttgggggggtaattaggttaggttgatttatttattattattattcttatttaccagaggtactggggatcaaacccatggcctcgtgcacactaagcatgcgctctaccactgagctatacccgccctcCACTGGCAGCTTTAATACCATGTGGATAAATGGTAAAAACAAGAGCTCCACCCCAGCGTGGCCAGGTTCTGTCCATCGGGAGCATCACTGCTCTGCACCCGGTCTGTCCACATCCTTCTCTCACACCAGGCCCACCGGCAGAGGAGGCTCCTACCCTCGGTCGTGAAGAGCATGTGGGGCCCAGCCCTCCTGAATTGCCCACAAAGGAGCAGGGAGGTGTCTGCGGACATGTGCCACCACCAAGGTGGGCTGTGCTGAAAAACCGACAGCAGGGGCCCTCACTGCCCGACAGACACAGCCTTGGTCCATTTTGTGGTTTTCGGTTTTTAGGTAGCCTGCCCTCCTACGATGATGCTGCTTGGTGCTCTCCCCTTCAGCTGTCCCAGGAGAGGGACATCAGGCCTTAGAAGCATGTGTGTGCCACTAGCCTTGAGGTCGGAGACTGGGTACGTCCCGGGGCTGTGGCCCCAGGCTGGTCCAGGAGCCTCAGCAGGCCTGGCCTCCCTTCTCGCAGTAACCTGATGGGTGCAGGCCAACCCTGTGTGCCCCAAGAGCCTTTCCAGTTCCAAGATTctgcttctttcatttaaaacaaacaaaatgcatgcagaaaaaggaagaaaggattaCGTAAAAAAGagcctgattttttttcagtaggaGAGTTTATCATTTGATAGTTGGCAGCAGCCTGATTGGCGACATTTTATCTAGATTTGGTtatgaaagtcacttgcaaaacCAGGGTTTTCCGGGCTCAAGAGTGACTGTACATAGCTGTCATGGCTCCTGTGGCCAAGAGGAGCCATCTTCTTTGGCAGGTACTACTTGGGGAAATAAAATTGGGTCACCAAAATTATGTCAATGAAAACTGACCAACAAAGCCTATTCGGTCCTTCGCAAGGGATACAattttactctctctctctctcttttggatTTTTTGCGAGGAATACAATTTTCAGGCTGTGTCTGTAAACACAAAATCTTGATCTCAGGAAAAACTATTTCTTCCAGCTgatgtgcttttttttctttttttaccggCAAACGGGTTTTAAAATATCAGCTCACAGGAAAGTGGTGCACGGAGAACCCAATGAGGCCACACTAGAGAGACATCTCCCCGCCAGGGGGGCAACAGGAAATCTTGTTCACAGTAACGGATCAGAAAACGCTCactttctacttttttaaaatcatgaacacacacgtacacacacaccttCCAATAAGAGCAGCCTCAGAGTCTGATTAATCAAATCACccacataaaaattaaagatttaacCTCACTACTTTTAACTCTGGCAAAGCCACAAACGTGTAAGTGAGCCTGAGAAAGAATGGTAGTTGGGCCAGATGCAGGGATAAGGCTGTTAATCTGTATAAATAACGGGATACTTTTAGAAGTAAAAAGCACACAACTCAATAATCACCACATTGTTTTGGTCAAGCTTAACCAAAAGGAAGGGTGGAAGCTCTGTCCTCTCCGTTTCCAGGATCTGGTTCTGTCCACCCAGTTTCTGAACACCTTTGACAATGACTCAACCGCCTGTTTCACGGGCTCCCCTGTTGCTTAGATGCCACCTGCACACTCTTCGAAGGGGGAAAACGGGAGGCTAGGCCTCCCCTCCTCCTAGGTGTGTGCACGGATAGATAGATACCCATTCATTTCAGTCCCAGGGCAGAGTCCGAACAGGGAGGGAAAATGCAGCGAGGTCAAAGGGACCCCACGAATCCAACACATCTgggaaagagaagacacaaagTGCTGTGGCTTTCAGCAGTGGGGGTGCATACCGGGGAATCCCCTTTCCTCTGGGAGGACCCCCAGGCCTCCAGTCTGACCAACCCCTGGTCAGGATcagctccccaccccgccccctaaGAGTGTCCAGTA
This portion of the Vicugna pacos chromosome 4, VicPac4, whole genome shotgun sequence genome encodes:
- the SURF4 gene encoding surfeit locus protein 4 isoform X2; the encoded protein is MGQNDLMGTAEDFADQFLRVTKQYLPHVARLCLISTFLEDGIRMWFQWSEQRDYIDSTWSCGYLLASSFVLLNLLGQLTGCILVLSRNFVQYACFGLFGIIALQTVAYSILWDLKFLMRNLALGGGLLLLLAESRSEGKSMFAGVPTMRESSPRQYMQLGGRVLLVLMFMTLLHFDASFFSILQNIVGTALMILVAIGFKTKLAALTLVVWLFAINVYFNAFWTIPVYKPMHDFLKYDFFQTMSVIGGLLLVVALGPGGVSMDEKKKEW
- the SURF4 gene encoding surfeit locus protein 4 isoform X1, giving the protein MTEVREGPMALPSGSVISGTGAQVGPRPDLQGGAGSARLGSGVPPAAPHPCVSAAPQFLRVTKQYLPHVARLCLISTFLEDGIRMWFQWSEQRDYIDSTWSCGYLLASSFVLLNLLGQLTGCILVLSRNFVQYACFGLFGIIALQTVAYSILWDLKFLMRNLALGGGLLLLLAESRSEGKSMFAGVPTMRESSPRQYMQLGGRVLLVLMFMTLLHFDASFFSILQNIVGTALMILVAIGFKTKLAALTLVVWLFAINVYFNAFWTIPVYKPMHDFLKYDFFQTMSVIGGLLLVVALGPGGVSMDEKKKEW